In the Topomyia yanbarensis strain Yona2022 chromosome 3, ASM3024719v1, whole genome shotgun sequence genome, one interval contains:
- the LOC131691886 gene encoding G-protein coupled receptor 52 isoform X2, whose translation MRGVTMHGLSHLQSGSTLEALTQATIILILAVAIIVANLIVVATYLNFKGPHEVINYYLLSLAVADLLCGLIIVPLYVYPAYYGDWVYGNVVCMMLGYLEVTLWSISVYTFMWISVDRYLAVRKPLRYETIQTKTRCQCWMAFTWISAAMLCCPPLLGFNKAFYNPETHICMLEWGNMAAYSATLAILVLGPSVISIVYNYGYIFTMMRKVRSGAPIHDKEYATALAENLANPSHCMSFALVFSFWVSWGPYIGLRIYELVMEERYDNALIQFGAVWLGILNSFWKIVIMSSMSQQFRLLVRLLFLTICCKTKGRLQAELIGLDVDD comes from the exons ATGCGAG GAGTTACGATGCACGGGCTGAGTCACCTGCAATCCGGCTCAACCCTGGAGGCACTCACGCAGGCCACTATCATTCTCATCCTAGCGGTCGCCATCATCGTAGCCAACCTCATCGTAGTAGCCACATATCTTAACTTTAAGG GTCCGCATGAGGTCATAAATTACTACCTATTATCGCTGGCCGTTGCCGATCTGCTATGTGGTCTGATCATAGTGCCTCTGTACGTTTACCCGGCCTACTATGGCGACTGGGTGTACGGGAACGTGGTGTGTATGATGCTCGGTTATCTGGAGGTTACGCTCTGGTCCATTTCGGTGTACACCTTTATGTGGATATCGGTCGATCGGTATCTGGCAGTCAGGAAACCGCTGCGCTATGAAACGATACAGACTAAAACAAG atgcCAATGCTGGATGGCCTTCACGTGGATCTCGGCAGCGATGCTGTGCTGTCCACCATTGCTCGGCTTTAACAAGGCCTTCTACAATCCAGAAACCCACATCTGTATGCTCGAGTGGGGCAACATGGCTGCCTATAGTGCAACGCTGGCAATCCTGGTCCTGGGGCCGAGTGTAATCTCGATCGTCTACAACTATGGCTACATCTTCACTATGATGCGTAAAGTGCGATCGGGAGCACCGATCCATGATAAGGAGTACGCCACGGCACTGGCCGAAAATCTGGCCAACCCGAGCCACTGCATGTCATTCGCATTGGTGTTCTCCTTCTGGGTCTCGTGGGGACCGTACATCGGGCTGCGGATCTACGAGCTGGTGATGGAGGAACGGTACGACAACGCGTTGATCCAGTTCGGTGCCGTTTGGCTGGGGATCCTCAACTCGTTCTGGAAGATCGTGATCATGTCCAGCATGTCGCAGCAGTTCCGGCTGCTGGTGCGGTTACTCTTCCTAACAATCTGCTGCAAAACCAAGGGCCGACTGCAGGCCGAACTGATCGGGCTCGATGTGGACGATTAA
- the LOC131691886 gene encoding G-protein coupled receptor 52 isoform X1, translated as MLISPVSVSGVTMHGLSHLQSGSTLEALTQATIILILAVAIIVANLIVVATYLNFKGPHEVINYYLLSLAVADLLCGLIIVPLYVYPAYYGDWVYGNVVCMMLGYLEVTLWSISVYTFMWISVDRYLAVRKPLRYETIQTKTRCQCWMAFTWISAAMLCCPPLLGFNKAFYNPETHICMLEWGNMAAYSATLAILVLGPSVISIVYNYGYIFTMMRKVRSGAPIHDKEYATALAENLANPSHCMSFALVFSFWVSWGPYIGLRIYELVMEERYDNALIQFGAVWLGILNSFWKIVIMSSMSQQFRLLVRLLFLTICCKTKGRLQAELIGLDVDD; from the exons ATGCTTATCTCGCCCGTCTCTGTTTCAGGAGTTACGATGCACGGGCTGAGTCACCTGCAATCCGGCTCAACCCTGGAGGCACTCACGCAGGCCACTATCATTCTCATCCTAGCGGTCGCCATCATCGTAGCCAACCTCATCGTAGTAGCCACATATCTTAACTTTAAGG GTCCGCATGAGGTCATAAATTACTACCTATTATCGCTGGCCGTTGCCGATCTGCTATGTGGTCTGATCATAGTGCCTCTGTACGTTTACCCGGCCTACTATGGCGACTGGGTGTACGGGAACGTGGTGTGTATGATGCTCGGTTATCTGGAGGTTACGCTCTGGTCCATTTCGGTGTACACCTTTATGTGGATATCGGTCGATCGGTATCTGGCAGTCAGGAAACCGCTGCGCTATGAAACGATACAGACTAAAACAAG atgcCAATGCTGGATGGCCTTCACGTGGATCTCGGCAGCGATGCTGTGCTGTCCACCATTGCTCGGCTTTAACAAGGCCTTCTACAATCCAGAAACCCACATCTGTATGCTCGAGTGGGGCAACATGGCTGCCTATAGTGCAACGCTGGCAATCCTGGTCCTGGGGCCGAGTGTAATCTCGATCGTCTACAACTATGGCTACATCTTCACTATGATGCGTAAAGTGCGATCGGGAGCACCGATCCATGATAAGGAGTACGCCACGGCACTGGCCGAAAATCTGGCCAACCCGAGCCACTGCATGTCATTCGCATTGGTGTTCTCCTTCTGGGTCTCGTGGGGACCGTACATCGGGCTGCGGATCTACGAGCTGGTGATGGAGGAACGGTACGACAACGCGTTGATCCAGTTCGGTGCCGTTTGGCTGGGGATCCTCAACTCGTTCTGGAAGATCGTGATCATGTCCAGCATGTCGCAGCAGTTCCGGCTGCTGGTGCGGTTACTCTTCCTAACAATCTGCTGCAAAACCAAGGGCCGACTGCAGGCCGAACTGATCGGGCTCGATGTGGACGATTAA